In a genomic window of Verrucomicrobiia bacterium:
- a CDS encoding type II toxin-antitoxin system prevent-host-death family antitoxin, protein MSINVRSAKDQLSRLLEEAVLGNEVIITSDGLPKARLVPVRERRKALRVDWAWLRSQPVSGGPPAEDVLRADRDGRD, encoded by the coding sequence ATGTCCATCAACGTTCGTTCCGCCAAAGACCAGTTGTCCCGACTCCTGGAGGAGGCTGTACTCGGCAATGAGGTCATCATCACCAGCGATGGTCTGCCCAAGGCCCGGCTTGTACCTGTGCGCGAACGTCGGAAAGCGCTCCGCGTGGATTGGGCGTGGCTCCGATCTCAGCCGGTTTCAGGAGGCCCCCCGGCGGAGGACGTCCTCCGGGCAGACCGGGACGGGCGCGATTAG
- a CDS encoding type II toxin-antitoxin system VapC family toxin, whose translation MKLLIRESDSEFYGRLTDGQPVSSSMLAHTEVWAALMAKERGEAIAPDLRRRAWQRFERYCLEEVVDLASITDAIGRRANWIIERVHPRVPLRSLDALHLATADQLQDWPLVTSDRRMRDAAALMGYPLSDPCPPPSGTGVS comes from the coding sequence GTGAAGCTGCTGATTCGTGAATCGGACAGCGAGTTCTACGGCCGGCTGACCGATGGTCAGCCGGTTTCCTCGTCCATGCTCGCCCACACCGAGGTCTGGGCCGCGCTGATGGCCAAGGAGCGCGGCGAGGCCATTGCTCCTGATCTGCGCCGCCGGGCGTGGCAGCGCTTCGAGCGATATTGCCTGGAAGAAGTGGTCGACCTCGCCTCAATCACCGATGCCATCGGGCGCCGCGCAAACTGGATCATCGAGCGAGTGCATCCGCGGGTCCCGCTGCGATCCCTGGATGCCCTGCACCTTGCCACCGCCGACCAACTTCAGGATTGGCCGCTTGTCACCAGCGATCGCCGGATGCGCGACGCCGCTGCGCTGATGGGGTACCCGCTTTCGGATCCGTGTCCGCCGCCATCCGGAACCGGCGTTTCTTGA
- a CDS encoding TetR/AcrR family transcriptional regulator, with amino-acid sequence MGRTSDARERLLSAALDLIWSSSYGGVSVDDICSQAGVKKGSFYHFFPSKADLALAAYEAHWDQKRPVLDAIFSPQVPPLERLSRWCQSVMDSQHALYERFGHVCGCPYANVGAELATQDDRLRAKSEDLLNRGLRYLESAIADARREGLIVVRDVPAAARAVGTCLLGLIFRAKVQNDLRVLRELEPTMMQLLGVAVPA; translated from the coding sequence ATGGGACGGACCAGTGATGCCAGGGAGCGGTTGCTGAGCGCGGCACTCGACCTCATTTGGTCGAGCAGCTACGGCGGCGTGAGTGTGGACGACATCTGTTCCCAGGCGGGGGTCAAAAAGGGAAGCTTTTACCACTTTTTTCCTTCCAAGGCGGATCTTGCCCTCGCCGCGTATGAGGCGCACTGGGATCAAAAGCGGCCGGTGCTCGACGCCATTTTTTCCCCCCAAGTGCCGCCCTTGGAGCGTCTCTCACGTTGGTGTCAGAGTGTGATGGATTCTCAACATGCTCTTTACGAGAGGTTTGGACACGTTTGCGGCTGTCCGTATGCGAACGTGGGGGCAGAGCTTGCCACCCAGGACGATCGCCTGCGCGCAAAATCGGAAGACCTTCTGAACCGCGGGTTGCGCTACCTTGAAAGCGCCATTGCCGATGCCCGGCGGGAAGGTTTGATCGTCGTTCGTGACGTGCCGGCGGCGGCTCGGGCGGTGGGCACGTGCCTGTTGGGACTTATTTTCCGGGCCAAGGTGCAAAACGATCTCCGTGTCTTGCGGGAGCTGGAACCGACCATGATGCAGCTGCTGGGCGTCGCTGTTCCGGCCTAG
- a CDS encoding efflux RND transporter periplasmic adaptor subunit: MNASIGSVFLIPTILALTLSLVAGCSPEAEARTSAEPPPPTVTVRFLELEDVVEYEEVTARLEAPEVVEIRPRVSGYLTEVRFRPGELVRKGDVLCIIDPRPKQAVHDRAEADVRRARVRVEITEREARRAEQLFETKAISIEEADQRRWAHTDAQAALQSAEAALEIARLDLEYCAVKSPIDGRVSRALVTVGNNVSGVDGFTTLLTTVVSVDPMFAYSDVDEAALLRFRALLRDGVLETNRAGRVVVEMGLANETGFPHKGFIESLDNRLEAATGSILVRTQYPNPDGLLLPGLFARVRLPGSARNAAVLVPESAIGTDQNQRFVFTLTSSNTVAYRPVRLGALIGGRRVVRDGLQPGDALVVNGLLRVRPGMPVTPVREAVTTAAVESR, encoded by the coding sequence ATGAACGCGTCCATTGGGTCCGTCTTTCTGATTCCCACGATCCTCGCCCTCACGTTGTCCCTGGTGGCAGGCTGCAGCCCCGAGGCGGAGGCGAGGACATCCGCTGAGCCGCCACCTCCCACGGTCACGGTGCGCTTTTTGGAGTTGGAGGACGTCGTGGAGTACGAAGAGGTCACCGCGCGTCTCGAAGCCCCCGAAGTGGTCGAGATACGTCCCAGGGTTTCCGGGTATCTCACCGAGGTCCGATTTCGCCCCGGAGAGCTCGTCCGGAAGGGCGATGTGTTGTGCATCATTGATCCGCGGCCGAAGCAGGCGGTCCATGATCGGGCCGAAGCGGACGTGCGGCGGGCCCGGGTGCGGGTGGAGATCACTGAACGCGAGGCGAGGCGCGCGGAGCAGTTGTTTGAAACGAAGGCGATTTCGATCGAGGAAGCGGATCAGCGCCGATGGGCCCACACGGACGCTCAGGCAGCCCTGCAGTCCGCAGAAGCCGCATTGGAGATCGCCCGACTGGATCTTGAATACTGTGCGGTGAAGTCTCCGATTGACGGACGGGTCAGCCGCGCGCTGGTGACCGTGGGCAACAATGTCAGCGGTGTGGACGGTTTCACCACCCTGCTGACCACGGTGGTCAGCGTGGATCCGATGTTTGCCTACAGCGATGTGGACGAGGCGGCCCTGCTCCGATTCCGCGCCTTGTTGCGGGATGGGGTTTTGGAGACCAACCGGGCAGGCCGGGTGGTGGTGGAGATGGGACTCGCGAACGAGACGGGCTTTCCTCACAAGGGCTTCATTGAATCGCTTGACAACCGGCTGGAGGCCGCGACCGGAAGCATCCTGGTCCGCACGCAGTATCCGAATCCGGACGGCCTGTTGTTGCCCGGGCTGTTCGCCCGGGTTCGCCTTCCCGGGAGCGCCCGAAACGCCGCCGTGCTCGTCCCGGAATCCGCGATCGGGACGGATCAGAACCAGCGGTTTGTCTTCACGCTGACGTCGTCCAATACCGTGGCCTACCGCCCGGTGCGGCTTGGCGCCCTGATCGGTGGTCGGCGGGTGGTTCGAGACGGCCTGCAGCCCGGCGACGCGCTGGTGGTCAACGGGCTGTTGCGGGTGCGGCCCGGCATGCCCGTGACGCCCGTTCGGGAGGCGGTCACCACCGCCGCGGTCGAGTCCCGCTGA